The Salvelinus sp. IW2-2015 unplaced genomic scaffold, ASM291031v2 Un_scaffold4344, whole genome shotgun sequence sequence ctggaggcattttgaaaacatgttttcaaaacaCTTGTTTTTCCAAGTGTAGCAGGTCGTGAACTCTGTTAGACAATGTTTCGAAAGGACTATTatcaggacaatagactcttcatACCTCCATTTATTTACAAAATCGTCATTTAATAGCCCGGCCACTGTAGGTGTGAAAATCCccccaacttgcaatgtattcgatgcttaagtactctaaagtctTACATTTCTACCTCAAAAacctcatgcaaccgcaaaatgttGGATAAAGGATATACTGTACCGTTTTTggttcatcaacatctttatgcttttgttcataaaataaagataaaagacttttaaaatgcagatgtttatttcaatTACTGTACATCTCAGctacattttagttgcacttccCTTCAGCTCCACGACKAMgggtaaaaccttgctgagatgatcaatgtatttgttgcaWYGTTGTATCGTCAGTTTCTCAAAACAAAAYGTCTTGATGGCCTTCACCAGTTCACCTTTGCTTGTAGGCTTGGCAGAGKTACGgatgaatgttttcagttgaCGCCAAACCAGTTTGATGgggtttaaatcaggagacctacatgtagagattaaaacaacatttttagatatactgtaggcgacatgagtctcagtcgagtaatgtgctgttaaaagKGTTGTAGGTCTTTYATTTAactacataaaggtctacttactctgctggtGTCKCGAACCAGTTGatgccctcatttgcaatgcaaacccgTGCGGCAGTGTGTGTTGGGTGATTGTCtgcatttggagaagaaaaaaaaaatcaatttagccGAACAGCCAACATTGGGTACAACACTTGAAATACATGCAAATAGGcctaaacataataaaatgttgtTATTATCCTACCTTGAAAGGAACGATGTGGTCccagaaacacctctctgacatagggcccagcatatctcttgatgatttCTACCTCAAAGAAACCTCAAGCCGTGGAGGCAAGTA is a genomic window containing:
- the si:dkey-77f5.3 gene encoding uncharacterized protein si:dkey-77f5.3 isoform X1 — encoded protein: MPVLRRTRNSRKMNSETLQAIDPLMAGDDNNLSTNAMWNLLETQHGKKNVLSIVMRQLQKLQWAYGTARFNTRIRLTNKQXRMVQAYAWINPLKLHVWRAIRRQGPGPYWIFDGFFEVEIIKRYAGPYVREVFLGPHRSFQDNHPTHTAARVCIANEGINWFXTPAESPDLNPIKLVWRQLKTFIRXSAKPTSKGELVKAIKTFCFEKLTIQXCNKYIDHLSKVLPXVVELKGSATKM